Genomic window (Rosa chinensis cultivar Old Blush chromosome 6, RchiOBHm-V2, whole genome shotgun sequence):
cttcccagtgattgctctgctcaacctacaacgttgagtatcgattcggtgacgcgaagagatcacaatcaAAACCCTTATCCGTAAgacaagaagtcctttctcggaaggcagagaaaagagccttgtgacgaggttggtgctctcctcgtccacaacgcttgatcaagaagtcaggtcaagggacgcctcgacgactgcaccccacggtgctggcacgctcgcgcattcaaaagagacagtttgtaccaCACAGGATTTCGgtgtcaaacattttggcacgcccagtgggaccctAGATTTTCGCGAACGAAATCATTAGGAAGTcaagcgaaaacccttaccaaaaggtttacgctaactgctcaaagcataagacctccagttacaaaCTGCATCTTcacgcggactgtcgtggtctttctgaagaacaagtgactcaaaggTTCTCTCATTACCCCCAATCAACCAATATGTCAACTGGATAGGGAGAGAATCACCCGACTGCTACTGAGGGTGAAAGTGTCATTACTAACCAGGCAAGTGAGCCTGTCAACATTACCGTGGTTTCGGATGCTGCGGAAAGTGTGGAAAGAGAGGCTTTCATTCCGAAGCTTATTCCAGAAGAAGCGACCTTTCAGGAAAAACTCGCGATCATTATGGAGAATATCGAGAACCATCGTTTGAAGGTAGCTGCTGACTTTGATAGGGAAACCGCAAAAACGGATCAGCTTATACGCCAACTAGATCAGCTCATTGCCCAGCGTGTTGAGGATACTAAGCAACAAATCGCACGATCGGAGAATGCGGTAAGGGCCCATGCCAGAGGTATCGCTGATGAGCAGAGTCAACATCAGAAAGAAGTTATGAAGGCAATCACGAGCCAAACTAAGCAAACTGCGTCAGATTTGGCGAGTCTTCGCAAGGATGGTTCTAATCTGGCAACAGAGGTTGCCATGCAGAGAGCCGAGTTGAACCAGGCTAAAGAAGTATTGAACAAAGCACTAGGAGATCCTAATGCCATCCTCGGCTCCCTTGGTCAGCCCTTTGGTTCTGGTAAGTATATACCACCAAACGCTCGCGAGAAGCCTAGCAGCAGTACGGCCACACCTCTTGCAACGGCTACTGCCGCATCAACAAAAACCAAGGAAAGAGCTTTGGTGATTGGCGGTGGCAAGGACATGCCATCAGTCGCGCAAAAGGATAAGACCCAGAAGACCGTTGAAGGTACTCCAGCTGATCCCGTAGGGTTTACTCAGTACGACAGCGACGGGGCGGAGAATGTCTACCATGAACTCCCAGATAATTACTATGGCATTGACCAGGCAGGCAACCCCATCAAGATAACAGCATTGGTCAAAGATGCGCCCGTACCAGCGGTAACTCTTCAACAGTCTGCTAATCCCCAGACTATCCTCATAAGGGAAAGAACAGCGACTGTCGGCCAAACCGTACCCTTGCAGTTTACTAGCCAGACTATGGCGAACCCTCCTCCTCCTGGTCCAGAGTATGTGAGAcgtgaagaggtagaggagatgatcaggttggCCAACTCTAGGGCCCAAatggatggggtctatgagggacctttcccgccacatATAATGCTCGCGCCCTTTCCAAGAGgttataagaatatcatattttctactttttcaggagagGACACTGAGAACGCGTTAACTCATTTGGCCAGGTTCagggtgcaatgcggccaataccagaatgatgatatcctcaagtgcaggatctttggcacttctctttctggagccgCCTTCAGATGGTTTTCCAAACTCTGACCAGGAATAGTGGCAGATTGGCCTGCGATGGAAAAGCTCTTCCGAGAAACTTTTGGAGCCATTGAGCCCGAGGTCGATTTGGCCTCTCTTACTCAGATGTCCCAATAACCCACCGAACCTGTCGTTGCCTATCTTCAATGCTTTCAGatccagaaagccaaactgaGTGTGATCCTCCCTGAAAAAGAATTGGTCAAGCTAGCgatcaagggtttggaaccgCGCCTACGAAaaaagcaacatggcagcatgatccagtcaatgggagaactgatcacagaggtgggtagcttcgagcatctcctcagagagaCTGACGCTAGGAAAAATGCGTCCAAAGGAACATATGTGCCCGGGAAACACCGCATAGTGGCAGCTCTTGGATACCTACAGCCAACCTATGATCCTTACTATCACCATCAAGGGGAAGAGGTTTTCCAGAGTGAAGTTGAAGCTGAGGAAGAGGAGAACGATGTCTCCTCGCTAGAGTTGACAGGCAGGAGGAATTCAACCCTCAAGCAGTTAAAGATATCTAAGGAGCCCGTCAAGCTCAAATCTGTAgctttcaccaaacctgagttcgctacatatacatatgatgccaataaggcacatgaaaTTCTCGATGAGATGATTACCGCAAAGATGGTGAAAACAGACTTTGGCCCTTTCCCTTGACCTGATcagctgaaagggaagaagtactgcaaattccacaacttgtggaaCCATAGCACAGCTGATTGTGTGAAGCTAaaggaccaaattcaggtatggctcaataacgGCAGTTTGCAGGTAGAAGCTTCAGCGGCCGCGGCAGCACTAGTAGACTGGAACCCTTTCCCGGATACCGGGGTTGGTATGGTTGATGTGAACTGGCCCAAGAAGTCccagaggaaaccaaccctGGATTTGACTACAAGGGGGAAAGAAGAAAGGGACGAAAGGGAGGAAACCCCTGTAAAGAGGAAAGTTAAGCCCATCAGCGAAGCCTCACCAGTAGTCCTTTGCTCGCGATGTAAAGAAGAATGCGGCATCCAAGTGTTGCACGCAGAAGTTGAGCAGACTTTTAGTTTTGGTTCCCTCCCGCCAATCAAATGGGCTTCACCATCACGAAATTACCAGCCTTCTAGCCCAAAGGCGAGAGATGAGGTAAGGCCACCTCCATCCCCAAAGGattccaacttgttcaagaaattGAAAGCGGCCGCGAACGATCAGAAACAAGACGGACTGGCTGGGCATGAGCACAAAGATGTCGTGACCAAACCTTACATTCCTCCTGCTTCGACGTCCACCATCAAAGAAGGCAAATGGTATACTAGAGAGAAGTGGAAAACAGTGGAGATCAGCCCTTCCAGAAAAAGGAAATTGCAGCATAGGTTCGGAGAAGCCAAGcttgccttggaggctctggatcagggcctgatcaagccgTCGCAACTGGTTAAATCTCCTGAGcaatatcagaaggagatggaggcgttAGCTGCTAAGCCATTGGTGGCTCCCCGTAGCTTTCACAAACAGGCGCGCTCAGAATCAGGAGCCTCTAAGTATAGTGTTTTCTGCAGGATCACGACAGAGAGGACACCTCCGCTAGCTAGGAAGGACAACTCGCCAACCAGGCGGCCACATGTTAGGCGCAGGTTGTTTCGAGAGGAACCAGAAGCCAAACCCTCAGTTTTTGAAAGATTGGAGAGCAAGGGCAGCACTGCAGAGGCTTTACAGTGGAGACCTAAAAAAGTCCAAAGTCTGGTGGTCGTGCCCCCAAAGGAGATACTTGTAGGGGAACAGAAGTCAAACTCGCCATTGTTGATGGCCGAGCTGCGGGAACAAAAACAGTGTGAAGTAAAGGGCCTTGCAGAAGAGTCATTGGTAGAGCGGCTGGCAAAGCAGTTCAACACTAACATCCCGGTTGGAGAGCCGAAGCTCAAGCTGGAGTATGACATAGATGAAACTGAGGCGGTTGATACCTCCTGCAATATGGTTTACATACTTCCAGCGAGATATGCTTTGCCAATTGCCGCGCAGGAGTGTGTGGAGAATGAAGAAGGTACCGATCAGCTACAACAACACCTTTGGCAGAGGCAGTGGTTCAAGAATCTGAAGACACCGAGGGTAAGCGTTTCTTTATGAGCTTCACAAGACCAACGCCCGCGATGGTTCAACACATGCGACCTTCATATGTAACAGTGGAGATGGCTGGCACTAAAGTTAGAAAGGTCATGGTTGACACCGGGGCCGCCGTCAACGTTATCACCACAAGAACCATGCACTtgggatcaagaaagagaaaatccagTCTATGTCCCTTACGCTGAAGAACTTCGCAGGGACAGTCACGAAGACTTTGGGCTTATTGTTTCTACGTATCAAGGAAGGACCAACAGAGGGAGTCTATGCTTTCTTCGTGACAGACTGTTACGCAGCCTATAGCGCCATCCTGGGGTGCGATTGGATTCACCGGAGCTGTTGTGTCCCTTCAACTCTCCACTAGGAGCTGGTAATGTGGAATAGGGTAACAGATCAAGCAGAGGTGATCAAAGCAGATCCTCGCCCATTCCCAGTTTCCGCaaactatgtagatgccaggtactacttggagccaattactccattgcaggtcagtggcatcgatgacaaaggccgccctataggggtgacggcctctgaattggcacagtgggggcttgcGCTCACAAAAagggcttggaaaggcctggccacgctgtgcccaaacccttaaacgattaatggattacaaccttccagaggaagggatagaggccttccactctttGGACAAAAGACTATCCTCGTacctggtggaaaaagaggcctatgatagTGTCGCGACCTTGGAAATTGTCAACGAGGAGATCTCTGACCAAGAAAAGGAAGACGCAGAAGAAATTCAGCTGGCCCCAGCAGCGCTGGATGACACCCCTCCAAAGGTCAGAGATCCTACAGAGAAAGTCAATCTTGGAACAGCAGCTGAacctatggaagtggctattagcacttacttagagcctagcgagaaacagaggctcattgatTTATTACTGGAGttcaaagactgcttcgcgaagaaatatgaagacatggctggcctgtcaccggacttggttttccatcaactaccaacactccctgacaagaggcctgtgaagcaagagccgcAAAGAATGAACTCCGAAACCTAGGTTCTGgtcaaagaagaagttgaaaaaaTGCATAGATCAGGCATCATTCGGGTggccaaatacaatcagtggctatccaaTATCGTGCTAGTCCgtaagaagaatggtaagatgagggtctgcgtggACTACATAGACCTTAATGTTGCTACGcctaaagacgtctaccccatgccggtcgcgaaTATGTTGGTAGATGCAGTGGCAGGACATGAGTTgttatccttcatggacggaactgcggggtatcaccagattccggttgGGAAGGAAGATAGGCACAAAACCGCGTTCCGTTGCCAAGGGTTCATGGGCGTGTTTGAATACATGGTTATGCGTTTCGGACTGAAGAATGCGGGGGCgacgtatcagagagccatgaacctgattttCCACTACATTCTTGGGAAaattttagaggtttacattgattACGTGGTCGTCAAGTCCAAGCAGTGCGGGGATCACATCACAGATCTCAAGAAAGTCTTCGAGCTCATGCGGCTGCACAAACTCAAGATGAACCCAGCCAAGTGCGTTTTCGGAGTTCAAGCCGGAGACTTTCTGGGCttcattgtccatcaaaggggtattgaggtccctgaggataaGTCCAGCGCAGTCATCAACGCCTCTTCCCCGCGCAAAAAGAAAGAGTTGCAACGATtattgggtaagatcaacttctTGAGACGTTTCATATCTAattctgcaggtaaaatccagcctttTTCCCCACTATTGAGACTACAAGGACAGAACAAGTTTGTGTGGGAATCTCAACaccaagaggcttttgacaaaaTTAAGGCCTATCTGGCGAGCCCGCCAGTACTCGTTCCCCCTAGAACTAGATTCCCATTGAAGCTGtatatttcagcagctgaggcgtCCATTGCCAGCTTACTCGCCCAGGATGATGGGGAAGGTGTCGAGCATGCCATttttttacctcagtaggacactgACTGATTGTGAAACCAGATATACTCCCATGGAAAAATTATgtcttacattgtacttctcaACATGCAAGTTGTGACACTACATGCTATCCTTTACCACTTGCATTATCGCTCAAACCGACTTGGTCAAGTACATGTTGTCGCGACCTATTCTGCGAGGTCGTATTGGTAAATGGGTCCTGGCATTATCTGAGTTCTCGCTGCAATACGTTCCACAGAAAGCAATGAAGGGAGAAGCCATGCAGACTTTCTagcacatcaccctatgttgGATGTTCCCAACGCGAAGGAGTTAGAGATCGCAGCCGCAACAACAACTCGACCAGATTTGGCGCGCATCCCCGAATATGCTATCTGGTATCAGGCCACAATTTCCCTTCAACCCTGGGTATTATTTTTTGATGGTTCAAGAACAGAAACACTAGCAGGGGCGGGGATTGTTCTGGTAAACCCAGCGGGTGATCATTTTTCTTATTCCTTCCAATTGGAGTTTAAGTGCACCAATAATCAAGCAGAatatgaggccctcattatCTGCCTAGACGTGTTACTGGAGCTCGGGGTAAGAGATGTCCAAGTATGCGGTGATTCTTTACTTGTCATAAATCAACTTCAAGATAAGTACAAGTGTGTGAGCTGCTTGCTTGTACCATATTTGAACCGCGCCATTGAACTTCTGGATCAATTCACTGACGTGGATTTGAAATATATTCCTCGCGAACCCAACTTTGCGGCCAACGAACTTGCTCAACTGGCTACAGGCATTACTTTGAAATATGGGGTTCGAGAGCGAATCTTGAAAGTTGAAAGACGCACGCTACCTTCTTGGCTCGCGTGACCTAACCCGCCAGACGATCCAGTCATCGTAGTCCTCAAACTTATTGATATAGATTGGCGCATCCCTTTGATTGCTCACCTAAAGCAACCAAACGCAGTTGCAGACAGGAAGACTCGTTTTCTtgccttaaattacttcctcagaggTGATGAGCTGCGCCGACGCGGCGAAGATGGCATCGACTTCCGGTGTGTGTTTGGCCGCGATGTGAAACGTTTAATGAGAGAGGCACATCCTGACAtatgtggagcccatcaagcgggTCCAAAAATGCGTTGGCTCATCCGACGACATGGGTATTactggcccagcattttgaaagACTGTATCACGTTCGTGAAAGGTTGCCAGGATTGCCAGGCTCATGGACCAGTTCAGCATAttcccaatattcccatgcagcctattattaaaccttggcctgcgcgaggctgggcattggacttgattggcATGATTCATCCCCATTCGTCActccaacacaagttcatcatcgtcacTACAGATTTCTTCACTAAATGGGCCGAAGCTGAACCTTTGAAGGAAGCCTTTAGAGCGACCATTCGCCGATTCATCTTCCAAAATATTATATGCAGGTTCGGCGTTCCAGAGGTGTTAGTATCGAACAGGGAGGTAGCATTTATGGGTGGTGATGTGGAGCAGCTCGTCAACGACTTCGGCATCCAATTTCTTCACAGCACACCGTATTACGCCCAGTCTAATGGTCAAGcagaggccagtaacaagattatcaTCACCTTACTGAAGAAGATGCTTGTTGAAAACCCTCGCCAATGGCATGAGACATTGTATGAAACGTTGTGGGCTTATCACACTTCAAAGCGAACTCCTATTGCCACAACACCCTATGCACTCATGTTTGGTCACGACACGGTTTTACCTTTGGAAATCAATGTTCACTCCCTACGCGTCCAGGATCAACATCATTTGATTGGTGATGACTATGTCCAGGCCatgtggcaggagcacgaagacCTTAGCGGCCAGCGCTTAGAGGCTTTGGACAACTTAGTCATGGAGAAGCAACGCATAGCtcgcgcctatgataagagaACTCGCGGCCGCAGTTACAGAGAGGGCGAGCTCGTTTGGACGGCAGTCCTTCCATTTGGTGAGAAGTTGACCAGTCGTGGTAAATGGACCCCATGCTGGGAAGGGCTCTTTGTGCTTCATAGGATTCTGGAACGTGGGGCCTTTCACCTCAGAGATTTGGATGGAGACCTCCACCGCAACCCTATCAACGGTCGGTTCTTAAAGAAATACTACCCCAGCGTCTGGGAATTTGAAGACTGATTCCATGGCAAAGACATAGGGGGCACACATAGTGTCCCTTGGCTCGCTTCACCCCTTGTACTTAGGCCTTTTCATTGTGGCCTCGTTCACCTGTCTTCACTCCACCTacgaacactaggggggcaacactctatatTTACAGGCCTTTATAGTGGCTATTTTATTTACAGGCCTTTATAGTGGCTCTTTTATTTTTGCATCCAGTGGCCTTATTATTATATCATTGTTGTTTTCAGCAAATAAGAAAATTTCGAATCTTTCATTCataagtggctttgcggccaaaagcaagaCAATGTGTTCAAgaaaattacattaatgatataCAAAGCCAGAAAGTGGCTGAAATAACTAAATAAGTATTCATGTCTTCTATGAGTTTCCGGATCTTGCGGCAAGAAGGGTTGATGTGATACTCACtcttactcttcctctcttcactctCCTCTGATCTGAGTCGCAGCTACTATGATTTGTACTGGAaggagagggaaggaaataatccatcgcaacccttctAGTTggttatcctccgggatggagacGGAACCAGCACTGGAGTGCGACCCAGTTGCCtcatctacctccaggggaaaacataCGTCGGTTCATCAAACCCCGGAGGTAGGCCGCGGAAGAAGAACAATCGGCCTCGAAGTGGCCTTCCTCCCTTCTTCGCTTTGCTCCGCGCAGGAAAATCTGAGGAGAGGGACTCCCCAGATTGAGATGCCCCACGTTAGGAGCCCTTCGTGTTCTTCAACCTATCCAAAACCTAGGATGTTCCATCCAGGCTTTCATAGACCAAAGACACGAAGttgcctgagattaggccataaggcctacACAGGcagtgagattaagccataaagcctaagatCTAGAGGCTTAGGGTGAGAACGTACGGAGAAGATTTGAGAAAtaggaggaaaagaagaaactCTTGCAAGGTTATTTCTGGGTAAGCCATGTTTGTGTGAGTCTTCATCTTTCCAAGGTATTGATATTTATAGAGGCTTGCCTCAGTGGCCTCAACCCTTGGATATGGGCAGTTGAAGATGTTTCAACTCCATCAATGGGAATATCAATACAATTCAATGCTGAGATCTCGAAACTAAACGAAATTGAATACGCGTGGACGAGAGAGTGGTCTCCAAGGAGGTAACCGTCCCTTTTCAAGATTATCTTTTGAAACTGTTTTCGTGTAGTTAAAGCGTTGAATAAAACAACGAgataaaagaaattttggccaacaaagtgggctaaataattaattgatagtaatattgttcatacaagtTAATGGGCCTAATATCAGAGGCCTAAAAATCCCCGGCCTGCATGAGCTAAGCGGAGGAAAAGTTCATCCAGGCAAAAGCTAGTATCAGCAGCAGCTTGTGCGGCCTGTTGGGCTGCTACACAAGCTTGGGCTAGGTCATGGGTCAGCGTCTCGAAAGTGGCAAGGGGCTGTTCCAATTGAGGTTCCGCTTGGGCAAGCCTAGACGTCACATCTATCAATCGGGCTTGAAGATCCTGGATCTGGGTCCACAGGTGGTTTCTTTCGAGAGTTAGATCCCTGATGAGACTAGCCTGATCACCCAAGAAATCACGCGCAACATCCGTCTGTTGAGCAAGAGTCTGGTAGTGTGTTTCGGTCTGCTTGGGCTGCGCAGTCGCGACCGCCCTTTCATTGAGCCCTTGAGGAAGATCCTGCAGCAGTTGGTCAACCTCTTGAAATTGGTCTTTAGTGATAGCCCCCTCGCGGAGAAGTTCCCTCAGATGCTCCAAAACTTTCGCGGGCGCGCCAGGAATCAGAATATCAGGACCCAGGAGGCGACGAAGACCTTCTTGGGCATCATCTATGACCCCAGGAGGGGTCACTTCGAGCACGCGAGCTAGCCACTCTAAAGTGGACGGAGGTGTTTGCTCAGCAACAGGAGGGGCTTCAAGAGGCTCCGCAACAAGTACTGCCTCTGGCAATGGCTCAGGATTTTCTCCTACTTCCCTGGCTTCATGGGCATGGGGGGCAGGTTCCGAACCAACTATATGGAGGAAAGGTTCAACAGGATTCTCGGCCACTATCTCTTCTGCTTTGACAGCCGCTTCCTCGTTTGAAATAGCATTTGGGTCCTAGCAGGAGGCACTGTCAGAATAACCGAGCCAAGGGTTAATGATAAAACATTTGGTTAAGAAAGGTACCTCTTCAGCAGGTGGTTCGCGAGGAAGTGTTGTTGGCACAGGCTCCTGGGCAACCTCACCGGACGCTGGAATTGAATCAGGCGCTGCTTGTTCCAGAAGGAGGGATGAAGTTGGTTGCTCATGGGAGGTATCTGGGAGAGGCACTCTTTCTTCAACCTCAAGCAAGCTGTCATCTATAACCTGTATGGGGACCAGAAACAACTGCATATTGTTGGCAGCGTCAACTGAAGAGGGAGGATTGTTAGAACCATTCGGCTCTTGGATTTGCGAACCAGACACACCTTCACCAACAGCAGAGGATCCTTCTCCAGCTTGCCTTGATGACCTACGACGAACCTACAAATGAAGAGCGTTATAGAATCATACATAACAAAAGGAAACGTCATGGCTCATTTTAGGTGAGTATTACCAGCCAGTCAGCGACGggttcatcttctgcccatGGATCAGTCCGGGGATCAGCAAGACTGCGCTTGCAGGCTAAAGTGGCAGCAATCTGTCAGGATTAAAAGTAGCTTCAAAATAAGCTTCGAAGAAGGTGAAAGGATTATGAGATTCTAAGACAAGAGTATTACGGTTTGTGGGTCATCGTCGTCAGAGGAAGAGTTTTATACTTCGGGCTCTGTCGCTATCCTTTCTTCTTCGCGGCTTGACCAGTGGCCGGAGAAGCGTCAACTACACGACCACCAGAAGGTGGCACACTTCCCTGATGCAACAAAGCGTGAGTAAAAGGGGAGAAGCAGATAGAGAATAATAAAAGTATATGTAAGACAATTACCTCTTGAGGAGGCTCACAAATGACGATCCCAGCCTGGACCGGGTGAGGGGCTCGCGCGGGTCAAGGAGTCGGTTCAGGTAGCGGAGGTCGCGCCTCAGCTTCAGGAAAGCGAGCAAGTAGTTCGGTATCAGCATCATAAGGATATCTCAGCTCTTCAAAAATGGTCGCGAAGAGCAAGTCATCCCTCTGTCCCCAGCAGTTGACGGAAACTTCTGACCACCATTGATTGTAATCTTCAACAGTCCCATCCACGAGGTCGATGTTATTCGCCCAGTCATGAAGATCAACCAGTATGAGCATGCTCTGTGCTAGTGGAGGCCCAGTCAAGGGACCAATTCTGCGCCaagaggtgttgtagttccaagcatcaTAAAGGGGGAATGGCACTAGTTGGATAAGACCAAACTGGCGGGCAAAGTGGTTGGGAgcgtaaagctcataactaAGGTCATCAGATGCAAGCCTAATGTCTGAGCAAGAAATCATGCTGCGAAAAGCCAGGTGCGCGCGATCACTATAATCAGGAGCGCCGGGAAGGAACCCATTTTCAAGAGGAGCGGGGAATCTCCTATTGAGTACTAGATTGCAGTAGGGCATCTCGTGCAGAAGTTACAAATATGAGAAACACTCAGAATAGGGTGGGGATATGTACCTCTCCTAGCGACAGAACCATTGACCAAGAAGGGCGTCAGCCGGTGGTAGCAGCGAAATGTCGTCGCGGcggaagaatggaaagtaagTTTGAATCCAGAGATGCTAGTCTCGAACGGATGCATGGTGGCTTGATATAGAGTACGGTAGATGATGCCTAACACCAGTTGTCCTAGCCCAACGCGGCGGCCGTTATAGAGGGCTGTGGCCAGGAAAGTCCAAGGACCAGTAGGCTTATTGGCGGAGATACAGAAAATGAACTTACAGAGCCAATATTCCAGAAAAGCAATGCCACTAGTCGCGTTGTGTTCTTTCTGGTAATAGGCCAGCCACCGCGGATAGGAGCTACTATGAACGCTGCGACCAGTTTGAGCCATGGTTAAGGAGAAGTTGTCAAAGTCGAATTCACCTTGCAGATAGGGTTCCCCGTCGATGGGCAATCCAGTAATGATAAGAATATCCAATAATGTAATACTCATTTGGCCAAAGcggaaatcaaaggtattgGTGGCAGTATTCCAAAAGCAAAGGAAGGCAGCGAGTGGCGAGCGATTGCCACCGCGAGGAAGGTGGAAACATAAATCAATGGTTTGGGTAATACCTGCTGCattccagcgagccagatctaTCACTCACGCTTCGGGTACCAAGAAAGCTCCGCCGCGCTGATCGAGGATGGCCAGTACCCTATTTTCGCTCAATGTTTTTGAGCACCCCAACTGCTGAAATCTCCAGGGGTCCTTCGGAGGACCGGAATGGGTCGACGGATGGGTAGGCCGTAGAGGGGGAGAGAGTCGTCTGGGATGGAATCTCGCGGTGCCGGGCCCAATTCGACATGATGATTTGGGAGCCTGAGAAGCAGTGGTCTTTGGATATTGGTGTGGAGATGATAGAGGGCACCGATTCCGGTTCCCCAAGTACGAGCGGCTTTCTCGTTGAGTTCTTCCTCCTGATCGATAATTATTTTCTTTGGAGGAGCCATTTATGGGTTTCTGTAAGGAGGATTGTGTGGGGATAgaagggtttctgggttttaggaGACTGAAGAGTTTCTAATGTGACAGGTTTGGAGTGGCTGCGGGATTTAAATAgaagattttgtgagggaaacgatgcgacgaAAAGACGTTTTGTCAAGCGAATAGACGCAACCTTCATTAATGATATCGCTTCGGTCATCAGACGTGTtgttttagtccccttcaatcaatTACATTCTCATGGGCccgatttcggggcctggggggcaatgtttgagcccaaaagtaattttggcaagatcgtttagtggatttagcgtagcaggccgatacctgcggcccaaaaataaatcTACTGGgaattgggttacagcttcgcccattctgaaacccataaggaaaacgagcccttattagAGTCAAGTAGCGGAGGTTGAATAGGAAACTGCaattaataatccttctatggcaaggaacggttgaaaccctaggtataaataccaggtttcaaggacaaaacAAGGtcaactctcaaatcaatcaatccctcggattatcaagcctccccggagcaaaccttcaacctcgttgaaacccggcgaccgtacttccagtcctagtctctccaagagccgactgttagtgctactgccaccgatactaccagcgaagcaagggtaacgcccttgcAACCcccgcgaagctaaagtcacgctttagcaaaccctgtgctttctccaaacttcccagtgattgctctgctcaacctacaacgttgagtattgattcggtgacgcgaagagatcacaatcaaatcccttatccgtaaggcaagaagtcatttctcggaaggcagagaaaagagccttgtgatgaggttggtgctctcctcgtccacaacgcttgatcaagaagtcaggtcaagggacgccccgacgactgcaccccacggtgctggcacgctcgcgcattcaaaagagacagtttgtaccaCACAGGATTTCCGTGTCAAACAATCATCAACCAAAGCTTATAGGCGGATTACTGGAACCACACAAAATAACTCACCTCCCATCCC
Coding sequences:
- the LOC112171234 gene encoding uncharacterized protein LOC112171234 translates to MGGDVEQLVNDFGIQFLHSTPYYAQSNGQAEASNKIIITLLKKMLVENPRQWHETLYETLWAYHTSKRTPIATTPYALMFGHDTVLPLEINVHSLRVQDQHHLIGDDYVQAMWQEHEDLSGQRLEALDNLVMEKQRIARAYDKRTRGRSYREGELVWTAVLPFGEKLTSRGKWTPCWEGLFVLHRILERGAFHLRDLDGDLHRNPINGRFLKKYYPSVWEFED